The following proteins are co-located in the Spinactinospora alkalitolerans genome:
- a CDS encoding ABC transporter ATP-binding protein: MGTQQHDVLLEVKGLRTHFSTDTGEVRAVDGVDLAIRRGRTLCVVGESGCGKSVTARSILQLVEPPGRVVGGQVLLHRDGRGGEPAETVDLAALGTRDRRIRQVRGRDIAMIFQEPMASLSLVHRIGNQIGEAIRVHNPVSRKEARRLGIALLAQVGIPGPERLVDAYPFQMSGGMRQRVMIAMALSCEPALLIADEPTTALDVTTQAQILDLLAELQETRGMAMMFITHDMGVVTEIADDVAVMYLGSLVEKGPVDDVFHAPRHPYTRALLESVPRMGGARRARLPAIRGSVPDPARRPSGCVFRDRCDHAMPGRCDVTVPPPVALEDGRQVRCLLYGGDGGPARGVQGPPAERARPDQPDPDVRTDQEAADVD; encoded by the coding sequence ATGGGCACCCAGCAGCACGATGTGCTCCTTGAAGTGAAAGGGCTGAGGACGCACTTCTCCACCGACACCGGCGAGGTCCGGGCCGTCGACGGTGTGGACCTGGCCATCCGCCGCGGGCGGACGCTGTGCGTGGTGGGAGAGAGCGGCTGCGGCAAGAGCGTGACCGCGCGCTCGATCCTCCAACTGGTCGAGCCGCCCGGCAGGGTGGTGGGCGGGCAGGTGCTGCTGCACCGCGACGGCCGCGGCGGCGAGCCCGCCGAGACGGTCGACCTCGCGGCCCTGGGCACCCGCGACCGCCGCATCCGCCAGGTGCGCGGCCGCGACATCGCGATGATCTTCCAGGAGCCGATGGCGTCGCTGTCGCTGGTGCACCGGATCGGCAACCAGATCGGCGAGGCGATCCGCGTGCACAACCCCGTCAGCCGCAAGGAGGCCCGCCGACTCGGTATCGCCCTGCTCGCCCAGGTGGGGATCCCCGGCCCCGAACGGCTCGTGGACGCCTACCCCTTCCAGATGTCGGGCGGCATGCGCCAGCGCGTGATGATCGCGATGGCGCTGTCGTGCGAGCCCGCGCTGCTCATCGCCGACGAGCCGACGACGGCGCTGGACGTCACCACCCAGGCGCAGATCCTGGACCTGCTGGCCGAACTGCAGGAGACCCGCGGGATGGCGATGATGTTCATCACCCACGACATGGGCGTGGTGACCGAGATCGCCGACGACGTCGCCGTGATGTACCTGGGCAGCTTGGTCGAGAAGGGCCCGGTCGACGATGTCTTCCACGCGCCCAGGCATCCCTACACGCGCGCCCTGCTGGAGTCGGTCCCGCGCATGGGCGGCGCCCGGCGCGCGCGGCTGCCCGCCATCCGCGGCTCGGTGCCCGATCCCGCCCGCCGGCCCAGCGGCTGCGTGTTCCGCGACCGCTGCGACCACGCCATGCCGGGCCGCTGCGACGTGACCGTGCCGCCGCCCGTCGCCCTGGAGGACGGCCGCCAGGTGCGGTGTCTGCTCTACGGCGGCGACGGCGGTCCGGCCCGCGGTGTCCAGGGGCCTCCGGCCGAGCGCGCCCGACCCGACCAGCCAGATCCGGACGTCCGGACCGACCAGGAGGCCGCCGATGTCGACTGA
- a CDS encoding ABC transporter ATP-binding protein yields the protein MSTDSAHSAARADQALLAARNVKVHFPARREGRRLRGGRGAAEKVKAVDGVDLSVDRGETLGLVGESGCGKTTLGSAIMGVRPEATGQVRYRSADGRVIDAAALTAGDTAAYRREVRMIFQDPHASLNPRMTLLEIIGEPLRVLLGLSGSELEDRVTAILRRVGLRPEYLRRYPHAFSGGERQRVGIARALVPGPRLVVADEAVSALDVSVRSQILNLLRDLQDDMGLTYLFISHDLSVVEHLCDRVAVMYLGRVVELSPTAPLYARPLHPYTEALISAVPVPDPRLRGRPAERSRERIRLNGDLPDPADPPAGCPFHPRCRYATERCAVEAPPLREVAPGRMAACHHAEELSLAGAA from the coding sequence ATGTCGACTGACTCCGCTCACTCCGCCGCCCGCGCCGACCAGGCGCTGCTGGCGGCCCGCAACGTGAAGGTGCACTTCCCGGCCCGTCGGGAGGGGCGGCGTCTGCGCGGCGGGCGCGGCGCCGCCGAGAAGGTCAAGGCGGTCGACGGTGTGGACCTGAGCGTCGACCGCGGCGAGACCCTCGGCCTGGTCGGGGAGTCCGGGTGCGGCAAGACCACGCTGGGCTCGGCCATCATGGGTGTCCGCCCCGAAGCCACCGGGCAGGTCCGCTACCGCTCGGCCGATGGCCGCGTCATCGACGCCGCCGCGCTCACCGCCGGGGACACCGCCGCCTACCGCCGCGAGGTCCGGATGATCTTCCAGGACCCGCACGCGTCGCTCAACCCCCGGATGACCCTGCTGGAGATCATCGGTGAGCCGCTGCGGGTGCTGCTGGGGCTGTCCGGTTCGGAGCTGGAGGACCGCGTCACCGCGATCCTGCGCCGCGTGGGCCTGCGGCCCGAGTACCTGCGCCGCTACCCGCACGCGTTCTCCGGAGGCGAGCGCCAGCGGGTCGGCATCGCCCGCGCGCTGGTGCCCGGGCCGCGCCTGGTGGTGGCCGACGAGGCCGTCAGCGCGCTGGACGTCTCGGTGCGCTCGCAGATCCTCAACCTGCTCCGGGATCTCCAGGACGACATGGGACTGACCTACCTGTTCATCTCCCACGACCTGTCGGTGGTCGAGCACCTGTGCGACCGCGTGGCGGTGATGTACCTGGGCAGGGTGGTGGAGTTGAGCCCCACCGCGCCGCTCTACGCCCGTCCGCTGCACCCCTACACCGAGGCGCTGATCTCGGCGGTGCCGGTGCCCGACCCGCGGCTGCGCGGTCGCCCGGCAGAACGGTCCCGCGAGCGGATCCGGCTCAACGGGGACCTGCCCGACCCCGCCGACCCCCCGGCCGGGTGCCCGTTCCATCCCCGCTGCCGGTACGCGACCGAACGATGCGCGGTCGAGGCGCCCCCGCTGCGCGAGGTCGCCCCCGGCCGCATGGCCGCCTGCCACCACGCCGAGGAGTTGTCCCTGGCCGGCGCCGCCTGA
- a CDS encoding N-acetylglucosamine kinase, whose product MNGDVVIGVDAGGTATRCVVAALDGRMLGRGRAGGANQYSSADPAAALALALGEALAAAPGVAAAAVAGAVFGIAGASGSGHARAEAAVLRAWRDLGLPGGPEVTDDIAVAFASGSAAPAGTVLIAGTGAVAAHVRDGAVARRCDGHGWLLGDEGSAVWIALAGLRAVLASLDGRGRATVLRGRLAAALETEPGDAQSIIRAVHALPPAELGRLAPEVTRAALEGDAAAESIVAGAAESLLTAFRTVAPEPPAADPVVLAGSVLREGPVAEAVRRGLGERFGVHPLDAADGALGAAGLALRRAGAPATAHSRLLEP is encoded by the coding sequence ATGAACGGCGACGTCGTCATCGGAGTGGACGCCGGCGGGACCGCGACGCGCTGCGTCGTGGCCGCACTCGACGGCCGGATGCTCGGTCGGGGGCGCGCGGGCGGGGCCAACCAGTACTCCAGCGCCGACCCCGCGGCCGCGCTGGCGCTGGCGCTGGGCGAGGCGCTCGCCGCCGCGCCGGGCGTCGCGGCGGCAGCGGTGGCAGGGGCGGTGTTCGGCATCGCCGGGGCCTCCGGTTCCGGTCACGCGCGGGCCGAGGCCGCGGTGCTGCGGGCCTGGCGGGACCTGGGCCTGCCGGGCGGACCGGAGGTCACCGACGACATCGCGGTGGCGTTCGCGTCCGGGAGCGCGGCGCCCGCCGGGACGGTGCTCATCGCGGGCACCGGCGCCGTGGCGGCCCACGTGCGCGACGGCGCGGTGGCGCGGCGCTGCGACGGCCACGGCTGGCTCCTCGGGGACGAGGGGTCGGCGGTGTGGATCGCGCTGGCGGGGCTGCGCGCGGTGCTGGCCTCGCTGGACGGCCGGGGCCGGGCGACGGTGCTGCGCGGGCGGCTGGCCGCGGCCCTGGAGACCGAGCCCGGCGACGCCCAGTCGATCATCCGCGCCGTACACGCCCTGCCGCCGGCCGAGCTGGGCCGGCTGGCCCCGGAGGTGACGCGGGCCGCGCTGGAGGGCGACGCCGCCGCGGAGTCGATCGTGGCCGGGGCGGCCGAGTCGCTGCTGACCGCCTTCCGCACCGTCGCGCCCGAGCCGCCCGCGGCCGACCCGGTCGTCCTGGCCGGTTCGGTGCTGCGCGAGGGCCCGGTGGCCGAAGCGGTCCGCCGCGGCCTCGGGGAGCGCTTCGGCGTTCACCCCCTCGATGCCGCCGACGGCGCACTGGGCGCCGCCGGCCTGGCGCTGCGCCGGGCCGGCGCCCCCGCCACCGCGCACTCCCGCCTGCTGGAGCCCTAG
- a CDS encoding ABC transporter substrate-binding protein, with product MAPCAAALALSLTGCGFFSLDPDEEDGAGGEANGQAPALAERVEAGELPPLEERLPENPAVVEPVDEVGTYGGTWRSAMLGIGDWPWLGRTVGYENLTRWNTEWTEVVPNLAEEFEYNDDATELTFHLREGLKWSDGEPFTADDVVFAMNDIYNNEDLTPVAATHPGTAEKIDDTTVTITFEEADALWAGYDLLQYQIVNKPKHYLEQFHIDHNPDADELAEEEGFANWTEMFEVRSGATDSALTWQNPDIPTMNPWMVTEPLSDSGRVVLERNPYYWKVDTEGNQLPYIDRVVFEIMQDEEVMLTRALNGDINMHSRHFNTLENRPVLAENRESGGYDFFDLEPSEMNTSVIAFNLTHQDEELREIFRDRDFRVAMSLGIDRQSIIDVVYQGQGEPWQAAPRRGTPFFNETLAKQYTDHDVDRANEMLDEAGYDERNGDGVRVSPDGRALSFTLSVPGGFRPDIVDSMEMVVGFWEELDVDVEMRTEERSLWQDRRENNEHDANVWSGDSGLLDAMYDPRWYAPVHSGESNFGIPWAQWYASDGRDPRAQEPPDDVKEHLEGYDRLIAEPDPRRQEELMTELLEVSQEQFYALGINLSPPGYGIVADDFRNVPESMPEASVYNTPGPTNPEQYFIEQ from the coding sequence ATGGCGCCGTGCGCGGCGGCCCTCGCGCTCTCCCTCACCGGCTGCGGCTTCTTCTCCCTGGACCCCGACGAGGAGGACGGAGCGGGCGGCGAGGCCAACGGCCAGGCGCCGGCGCTCGCCGAGCGGGTGGAGGCCGGCGAGCTGCCCCCGCTGGAGGAACGGCTGCCGGAGAACCCCGCCGTGGTCGAACCCGTCGATGAGGTCGGCACCTACGGCGGCACCTGGCGCAGCGCCATGCTGGGCATCGGCGACTGGCCGTGGCTGGGGCGCACCGTGGGGTATGAGAACCTCACCCGCTGGAACACCGAGTGGACCGAGGTCGTCCCGAACCTCGCCGAGGAGTTCGAGTACAACGACGACGCCACCGAGCTGACCTTCCACCTGCGCGAAGGGCTGAAGTGGTCCGACGGCGAGCCGTTCACCGCCGACGACGTCGTCTTCGCCATGAACGACATCTACAACAACGAGGACCTCACCCCGGTGGCCGCCACCCACCCGGGCACCGCCGAGAAGATCGACGACACCACCGTCACCATCACCTTCGAGGAGGCCGACGCGCTGTGGGCAGGCTACGACCTGCTGCAGTACCAGATCGTCAACAAGCCCAAGCACTACCTGGAGCAGTTCCACATCGACCACAACCCCGACGCCGACGAACTCGCCGAGGAGGAGGGCTTCGCGAACTGGACCGAGATGTTCGAGGTCAGGTCCGGGGCCACGGACTCCGCGCTGACCTGGCAGAACCCCGACATTCCGACCATGAACCCTTGGATGGTCACCGAGCCGCTGTCCGACTCCGGGCGCGTCGTGCTGGAGCGCAACCCCTACTACTGGAAGGTCGACACCGAGGGCAACCAGCTCCCCTACATCGACCGCGTCGTCTTCGAGATCATGCAGGACGAGGAGGTCATGCTCACCCGAGCGCTCAACGGCGACATCAACATGCACTCGCGGCACTTCAACACCCTGGAGAACCGCCCGGTGCTCGCCGAGAACCGCGAGTCGGGAGGCTATGACTTCTTCGACCTGGAGCCCAGCGAGATGAACACCAGCGTCATCGCGTTCAACCTCACCCACCAGGACGAGGAGCTGCGCGAGATCTTCCGCGACCGCGACTTCCGCGTGGCGATGTCGCTGGGCATCGACCGGCAGTCCATCATCGACGTCGTCTACCAGGGCCAGGGCGAGCCCTGGCAGGCCGCGCCGCGCCGCGGCACCCCCTTCTTCAACGAGACCCTGGCCAAGCAGTACACCGACCACGACGTGGACCGCGCCAACGAGATGCTGGACGAGGCCGGCTACGACGAGCGCAACGGCGACGGCGTGCGGGTCAGCCCCGACGGGCGGGCGCTCAGCTTCACCCTCTCGGTGCCCGGCGGCTTCCGGCCCGACATCGTCGACTCCATGGAGATGGTGGTCGGCTTCTGGGAGGAGCTGGACGTCGACGTGGAGATGAGAACCGAGGAGCGCTCGCTGTGGCAGGACCGCCGGGAGAACAACGAGCACGACGCCAACGTCTGGTCCGGCGACAGCGGCCTGCTCGACGCCATGTACGACCCGCGCTGGTACGCGCCTGTCCACAGCGGTGAATCCAACTTCGGCATCCCGTGGGCGCAGTGGTACGCCTCCGACGGCCGGGACCCGCGCGCCCAGGAGCCGCCGGACGACGTCAAGGAGCACCTGGAGGGCTATGACCGGCTCATCGCCGAGCCCGACCCCCGGCGCCAGGAGGAGCTGATGACCGAGCTGCTGGAGGTCTCCCAGGAGCAGTTCTACGCGCTCGGCATCAACCTGTCCCCTCCCGGTTACGGCATCGTCGCCGACGACTTCCGCAACGTCCCCGAGTCGATGCCCGAGGCGTCCGTCTACAACACGCCCGGCCCGACCAACCCCGAGCAGTACTTCATCGAGCAGTAG
- a CDS encoding Gfo/Idh/MocA family protein translates to MHTPDPLTPDAADRVRVAVVGTGNIARFHVEALRSMPEDVEIVAAADVDPDNLERFTDRYGIADRYGDMDRMLREARPDLVHLCTPPGLHHGQAMACLSAGATALVEKPPALSLAELEDMAAAEGAQGPWVATLFQHRFGSGARRVRALVESGELGRPLVAVCHTHWFRDQAYFDAPWRGRWDTEGGGPTMGHGIHQMDLLLALLGDWTEVSAIARRQARTMETEDLSLGHVAFANGAVACFVNSVLSPREESYIRIDFERATVELRHLYGYGDNDWTLTPAPGYEEQARSAWAAGESGVSSGHSAQIAHVVAALRAKEPPPVTSAESLRTMRLLAGVYASAAQHRTVTPDELRRGAPFHSRMHEGGSPW, encoded by the coding sequence ATGCACACCCCCGACCCCTTGACGCCCGACGCGGCGGACCGCGTGCGCGTGGCCGTCGTCGGCACGGGCAACATCGCCCGCTTCCACGTCGAGGCGCTGCGTTCGATGCCCGAGGACGTCGAGATCGTCGCGGCCGCCGACGTGGACCCCGACAACCTGGAGCGATTCACCGACCGCTACGGAATCGCCGATCGCTACGGCGACATGGACCGGATGCTGCGCGAGGCGCGGCCGGACCTGGTGCACCTGTGCACACCGCCCGGTCTGCACCACGGGCAGGCCATGGCGTGCCTGAGCGCGGGCGCCACCGCGCTGGTGGAGAAACCGCCGGCGCTGAGCCTGGCCGAGTTGGAGGACATGGCCGCGGCCGAGGGAGCGCAAGGCCCCTGGGTCGCCACCCTCTTCCAGCACCGGTTCGGCTCCGGCGCGCGGCGGGTGCGGGCGCTGGTGGAGTCCGGCGAGTTGGGGCGGCCGCTGGTGGCGGTCTGCCACACCCACTGGTTCCGCGACCAGGCGTACTTCGACGCCCCCTGGCGCGGCCGTTGGGACACCGAGGGCGGCGGCCCCACCATGGGCCACGGCATCCACCAGATGGACCTGCTGCTCGCCCTGCTCGGCGACTGGACCGAGGTCTCGGCCATCGCCCGCCGCCAGGCGCGGACCATGGAGACCGAGGACCTCTCGCTGGGCCATGTGGCCTTCGCCAACGGTGCGGTGGCCTGCTTCGTCAACAGCGTGCTCTCGCCGCGCGAGGAGAGCTACATCCGGATCGACTTCGAGCGCGCCACCGTCGAGCTGCGGCACCTCTACGGCTACGGCGACAACGACTGGACGCTCACGCCGGCCCCCGGGTACGAGGAGCAGGCCCGATCCGCCTGGGCCGCCGGGGAGTCGGGGGTCAGCAGCGGGCACTCCGCCCAGATCGCCCACGTGGTGGCGGCCCTGCGCGCCAAGGAGCCCCCGCCCGTGACCTCCGCCGAGTCGCTGCGCACGATGCGGCTCCTGGCCGGTGTCTACGCCTCGGCCGCCCAGCACCGCACGGTCACCCCCGACGAGCTGCGGCGGGGAGCGCCCTTCCACAGCCGCATGCACGAGGGCGGGTCGCCGTGGTAA
- a CDS encoding ABC transporter permease: MRRRRGAPLDGEHAKSATAAAPQWKLIWWRYRRHRLAMFSTAVIGALVFVAVFAEFVAPTAPGDYSAEHTHAPPQTLHFVDTTDGFDLGLYVYGYDSTRNEETLAREYTVDESDKIPVGFFVEGRPYEMWGLFSADRHLIGTQDPDERMYLLGADRNGRDMLSRIVYGTRVSLSIGLVGVALAFLLGVVLGGISGYFGGRVDTAIQRVIEFTMSIPTIPLWMGLSAAVPREWGPLQTYFAITVILSLIGWTDLARVVRGRFLSLREEDFVLAARLDGCGRTRIIGRHMLPSFTSHIVASLTLAIPLMILAETSLSFLGLGLQPPVVSWGVLMQEAQNIHSIANAPWTLLPGVAVTVTVLVLNFAGDGIRDSADPYQ, translated from the coding sequence ATGCGCCGCCGACGCGGCGCGCCCCTTGACGGCGAGCACGCCAAGAGCGCGACCGCCGCCGCACCGCAGTGGAAGCTGATCTGGTGGCGCTACCGCAGGCACCGCCTGGCCATGTTCAGCACCGCCGTCATCGGCGCGCTGGTCTTCGTGGCCGTGTTCGCCGAGTTCGTGGCGCCCACCGCCCCCGGCGACTACAGCGCCGAACACACCCACGCCCCGCCGCAGACCCTGCACTTCGTGGACACCACCGACGGCTTCGACCTGGGTCTCTACGTCTACGGCTACGACTCCACCAGGAACGAGGAGACCCTCGCCCGCGAGTACACCGTCGACGAGTCCGACAAGATCCCGGTCGGCTTCTTCGTCGAGGGCCGCCCCTATGAGATGTGGGGCCTGTTCTCCGCCGACCGCCACCTCATCGGCACGCAGGACCCCGACGAGCGGATGTACCTGCTCGGCGCCGACCGCAACGGACGCGACATGCTCTCCCGCATCGTCTACGGCACCCGGGTGTCGCTGTCCATCGGCCTGGTCGGCGTGGCCCTGGCCTTCCTGCTGGGCGTGGTGCTCGGCGGGATCTCCGGCTACTTCGGCGGCCGCGTCGACACCGCCATCCAGCGCGTCATCGAGTTCACCATGTCCATCCCCACCATTCCGCTGTGGATGGGGCTCTCGGCGGCGGTGCCGCGCGAGTGGGGCCCGCTGCAGACCTACTTCGCGATCACCGTCATCCTCTCCCTGATCGGCTGGACCGACCTCGCCCGCGTGGTGCGCGGCCGCTTCCTGTCCTTACGCGAGGAGGACTTCGTCTTGGCCGCCCGGCTGGACGGCTGCGGGCGCACCCGCATCATCGGCCGGCACATGCTGCCGTCCTTCACCAGCCACATCGTCGCCTCGCTCACGCTGGCGATTCCGCTGATGATCCTCGCCGAGACCTCGCTGTCGTTCCTGGGCCTGGGCCTGCAGCCGCCCGTCGTCAGTTGGGGCGTGCTGATGCAGGAGGCGCAGAACATCCACTCCATCGCCAACGCGCCCTGGACCCTGCTGCCCGGCGTGGCCGTGACGGTGACGGTTCTGGTGCTGAACTTCGCCGGCGACGGCATCCGCGACTCCGCCGACCCCTACCAGTAG
- a CDS encoding ABC transporter permease — MRALVIRRLIYMVPTLFAISLVAFLVIQLPPGNYLSTYIAELSARGATVDRGQILALEERYGLNEPVHVQYLRWMSGILLHGDFGQSFAYQRDVSALIWDRIALTVVLALVTMLVSWVIAFPIGVYSAVRQRSLGDYAATFVGFIGLATPNFMLALVFVWIAYRYFGESVGGIVSPEFADSAWNLGKVVDVVSNLWAPVLIIGTAGTAVLIRVLRANLLDELRKPYVTTARAKGLPEWRVVLKYPVRMSLSPFISTIGWILPTLIGGEVMVSIVLSLETTGPLLLEALQSQDMYLAGAFILILGALTLIGTLLSDLLLAWWDPRIRHAQAEEA, encoded by the coding sequence ATGCGCGCCCTCGTGATCCGCCGACTGATCTACATGGTGCCCACGCTGTTCGCCATCTCCCTGGTGGCGTTCCTGGTCATCCAGCTCCCGCCGGGCAACTACCTCTCGACCTACATCGCCGAGCTCTCCGCCCGGGGAGCGACGGTCGACCGCGGCCAGATCCTGGCGCTGGAGGAGCGCTACGGCCTCAACGAACCCGTCCACGTGCAGTACCTGCGCTGGATGTCGGGGATCCTGCTGCACGGCGACTTCGGGCAGTCCTTCGCCTACCAGCGCGACGTCTCCGCCCTCATCTGGGACCGGATCGCGCTGACCGTGGTCCTCGCCCTTGTCACGATGCTGGTGAGCTGGGTCATCGCGTTCCCCATCGGCGTCTACTCGGCGGTGCGCCAGCGCTCCCTCGGCGACTACGCCGCCACCTTCGTCGGCTTCATCGGCCTGGCCACCCCCAACTTCATGCTCGCGCTCGTCTTCGTGTGGATCGCCTACCGCTACTTCGGTGAGAGCGTCGGCGGCATCGTCTCGCCGGAGTTCGCCGACTCCGCGTGGAACCTCGGCAAGGTCGTCGACGTGGTGTCCAACCTGTGGGCGCCCGTGCTCATCATCGGCACCGCGGGCACGGCCGTGCTCATCCGGGTGCTGCGCGCCAACCTCCTGGACGAGCTGCGCAAGCCCTACGTCACCACGGCCCGCGCCAAGGGCCTGCCCGAGTGGCGGGTCGTCCTCAAGTACCCGGTGCGCATGTCCCTCAGCCCGTTCATCAGCACCATCGGCTGGATCCTGCCCACGCTCATCGGCGGCGAGGTCATGGTCTCCATCGTGCTGAGTCTGGAGACCACCGGGCCCCTGCTCCTCGAGGCCCTGCAGAGCCAGGACATGTACCTGGCCGGAGCCTTCATCCTCATCCTCGGCGCACTGACACTCATCGGCACGCTGCTGTCCGACCTGCTCCTGGCGTGGTGGGACCCGCGCATCCGCCACGCCCAGGCAGAGGAGGCGTGA
- a CDS encoding MurR/RpiR family transcriptional regulator → MDKAAKAMGESPPSSARDERPTTVLRIRSLLPSLAPAEQRVAQRIIDDPEGVAASSITQLAKDCDTSEATVIRFCRTIDFGGYRELRLTLATEAGQARGARVGAREVTSDISPDDTLVTVVEKIAYTDARAVEETAAQLDVDVLHKVVEALAAARRIDIYGVGASAFVAADFQQKLHRIGLISYAWSDTHVMLTSAALLGDTDVAVGISHTGATLDTIEALAEARQQGAATVAITNFPRSPISETADLVLTTAARETTFRSGATASRLAQLTVIDCVFVGLAQLRYADSRHALESTYQAVRGLRVDRDDRRRTRGRTQGRRADGTEQRFDAHTERGTGA, encoded by the coding sequence ATGGACAAGGCCGCGAAGGCAATGGGCGAGAGCCCGCCGTCGTCCGCCCGCGATGAGCGGCCCACCACCGTGCTGCGCATCCGCTCCCTGCTCCCCTCCCTGGCACCGGCGGAGCAGCGGGTCGCGCAGCGCATCATCGACGATCCCGAAGGCGTCGCCGCCTCCTCCATCACCCAGCTCGCCAAGGACTGCGACACCTCGGAGGCGACCGTCATCCGGTTCTGCCGCACGATCGACTTCGGCGGCTACCGCGAGCTCCGCCTCACGCTGGCCACCGAGGCCGGCCAGGCCCGCGGCGCCCGGGTCGGCGCCCGGGAGGTGACCAGCGACATCAGCCCCGACGACACGCTGGTGACGGTCGTCGAGAAGATCGCCTACACCGACGCCCGCGCGGTCGAGGAGACCGCGGCCCAACTCGACGTCGACGTGCTGCACAAGGTCGTCGAGGCGCTCGCCGCGGCCCGGCGCATCGACATCTACGGCGTCGGCGCCAGCGCGTTCGTGGCGGCCGACTTCCAGCAGAAGCTGCACCGCATCGGGCTCATCTCCTACGCCTGGTCCGACACCCACGTGATGCTGACCAGCGCCGCGCTGCTCGGCGACACCGATGTCGCGGTGGGCATCTCCCACACCGGCGCCACCCTCGACACGATCGAGGCCCTGGCCGAGGCCCGGCAGCAGGGGGCCGCCACCGTGGCGATCACCAACTTCCCCCGTTCACCGATCAGCGAGACCGCCGACCTCGTCCTGACCACCGCCGCGCGCGAGACGACCTTCCGATCCGGCGCCACGGCCAGCCGCCTCGCGCAGTTGACCGTGATCGACTGCGTCTTCGTCGGACTGGCCCAACTGCGCTACGCCGACAGCCGGCACGCGCTGGAGTCGACCTACCAGGCGGTCCGGGGCCTGCGCGTCGACCGCGACGACCGGCGCAGGACCCGGGGCCGGACCCAGGGCCGGCGGGCGGACGGCACGGAGCAGCGTTTTGACGCCCACACCGAAAGGGGAACCGGGGCATGA
- a CDS encoding DUF418 domain-containing protein, translated as MSTSSSTVHRGPAAAAERVLAPDLARGFMLLLIALANSVIYMHGFDAAVRSHPLDGTVVDRAVNLVLILLVDHRAYPMFAFLFGYGIVQMLGRQQRAGTAAAEAFRLLRRRNLWILVFGAFHGLLLFSGDILGAYGLCGLLIGWLFIRCHDRVLVQLAGVFFAVTAAFYALNALAATLLEYMDGAGVAEETAGVSGLPSLGIEEPLGALLARLWEWPVGTIGSVLMGVLTPMLLGVLAARHRVLEEPERHGRTLWRTVVIGAPVSLLGGLPLALAGAGAFPVSLSQEMWLTTLHTLSGLGGGLAFAALFGIIGGRLRGRPGLVGTALAATGRRSLTCYLAQSLVFVPLLAAWGLGLGGRLDSAAMAALAVGVWALTVVASVLMERADLRGPAEALLRGRVYRD; from the coding sequence ATGTCCACCTCTTCCTCCACGGTGCATCGGGGACCCGCCGCGGCCGCCGAGCGCGTGCTCGCGCCCGACCTCGCCCGCGGCTTCATGCTGCTGCTGATCGCCCTCGCCAACTCCGTGATCTACATGCACGGCTTCGACGCGGCGGTGCGCAGTCACCCGCTCGACGGCACCGTCGTCGACCGGGCCGTCAACCTCGTCCTGATCCTGCTCGTCGACCACCGGGCCTACCCGATGTTCGCGTTCCTGTTCGGCTACGGCATCGTGCAGATGCTGGGCAGGCAGCAGCGCGCCGGCACCGCCGCGGCGGAGGCGTTCCGGCTGCTGCGCCGGCGCAACCTCTGGATCCTGGTCTTCGGGGCCTTCCACGGCCTGCTGCTGTTCAGCGGCGACATCCTGGGCGCCTACGGACTGTGCGGCCTGCTCATCGGCTGGTTGTTCATCCGCTGCCACGACCGCGTCCTCGTCCAGCTCGCCGGGGTCTTCTTCGCCGTCACCGCGGCCTTCTACGCGCTCAACGCGCTGGCGGCGACGCTGCTGGAGTACATGGACGGGGCGGGCGTCGCGGAGGAGACGGCGGGGGTCTCCGGGCTGCCCTCGCTCGGGATCGAGGAGCCCCTGGGCGCGCTGCTGGCCCGGCTGTGGGAGTGGCCGGTCGGCACGATCGGCAGCGTGCTCATGGGTGTGCTCACCCCGATGCTGCTCGGCGTCCTCGCCGCCCGCCACCGGGTGCTGGAGGAGCCGGAGCGGCACGGCCGCACGCTGTGGCGCACGGTCGTGATCGGGGCGCCGGTCTCCCTGCTCGGCGGACTGCCGCTCGCGCTGGCGGGCGCGGGGGCGTTCCCGGTGTCACTGTCGCAGGAGATGTGGTTGACGACGCTGCACACGCTGTCCGGGCTCGGCGGCGGCCTGGCGTTCGCGGCGCTGTTCGGCATCATCGGCGGCCGCCTGCGGGGCCGGCCCGGTCTCGTCGGCACGGCGCTGGCCGCCACCGGAAGGCGCTCGCTGACGTGCTACCTCGCGCAGTCGCTGGTCTTCGTTCCGCTGCTGGCGGCCTGGGGGCTCGGCCTGGGCGGGCGGCTGGACAGCGCGGCCATGGCCGCGCTCGCCGTCGGCGTGTGGGCGCTGACGGTGGTCGCCTCGGTACTGATGGAACGCGCCGACCTGCGCGGCCCCGCCGAGGCCCTGCTGCGCGGCCGGGTCTATCGGGATTAG